Within Desulfolithobacter dissulfuricans, the genomic segment CCACAAGGTCTCCAACGGCTCCTACGAGTACTTTGAAGCCATGTCCATGCCGGACCTGCTCAAGGACATCGTCAAGGTGGACGACTACACGGTCCAGTTCATCCTCACCCGGCCCGAGGCGCCGATGATCGCCAACCTGGCCATGGATTTTGCCTCCATCCATTCCAAGGAATATGCCGACAAGATGATGGCTGCCGGCACGCCGGAAAAGGTGGACCAGGAACCGGTGGGCACCGGGCCTTTCCAGCTGGTGGCCTATCAGAAGGACGCGGTGATCCGTTACCGGGCCCATCCCGACTACTGGGAGGGCAAGGCCGCTATTGACAACCTGGTCTATGCCATCACCCCGGACAACTCGGTCCGCTACCAGAAGCTGAAAGCCGGCGAATGCCATGTCATGCCCTATCCCAATCCGGCTGACCTCAAGGCCATGAAAGAGGACCGGGACATCAACCTTCTGCAGAAGGAAGGGCTCAACGTGGGCTACTTGGCCTACAACACCCTGATGCCGCCCTTTGATAACCCCAAGGTCCGCAAGGCCCTGAACATGGCCATCAACAAGCAGGCCATCCTTGACGCCGTGTTCCAGGGGGCGGGCAAGATCGCCAAAAACCCGATTCCACCCACCATCTGGTCCTATAACGACGAGGTCAAGGACGATCCCTATGATCCGGCCGCGGCAAAGAAGATGCTGGAAGAGGCCGGGGTGAAAAATCTCAAGACCAAGGTCTGGGCCATGCCCGTCCAGCGGCCCTACAACCCCAATGCCCGGCGCATGGCCGAGCTGATCCAGGCTGACTGGGCCAAAATCGGCGTCGAGGCCGAGATCGTCTCCTATGAGTGGGGTGAGTATCTTAAGCGATCCAAGGACAAAAACCGGGACGGCGCCGTCCTGCTGGGCTGGACCGGGGATAACGGGGATCCGGACAACTTCCTGGCCGTGCTGCTGGGCTGCGACGGTGTTGGCGGCGCCAACCGCGCCAACTGGTGCTACCAGCCCTTTGAGGAGCTGATCCAGAAGGCCAAGCGGGTTTCGGACATCGAGGAGCGGACCCGGCTCTACAAGAAGGCCCAGGTCATCTTCAAGGAGCAGGCCCCCTGGGCCACCATCGCCCATTCCATCGTCTTTGAGCCCGTGCGTAAGGAAGTGGTCGATTACCGGATCGATCCCTTTGGCGGTCACATCTTCTATGGAGTGGACCTGAAGGAATAAGTTGTGTATAAGGATCCTTTATGCACCGAACCGGCCGGGCAGCCCTGCTGCCCGGCTGTTTTTCCGCCTCTTGCGGTGTCCTGAACCTGTCTTTCCGGTATCGGCTTCATGCTTGGATTTCTGCTGCGTAAAATAGGTATCCTGATCCCGACCTTTTTCGGGGTCACCGTGGTTGCCTTTATCTTCATCCGCATGCTCCCCGGCGATCCCGTAATGCTCATGGCCGGCGAAAGGGGTATGAGCGAGGAGCGCCATGCCGAGCTCATGCACCAGTACGGGTTTGACCGGCCGGCCTGGCAGCAGTACACCATCTATGTGGGTGACCTGCTGCACGGTGATTTCGGCACCTCCATTATCACCAGAAAACCGGTGCTGCAGGAATTTCTCACCCTGTTCCCCGCCACGGTGGAGCTCTCGCTCTGCGCCATTTTCATCGCCGTGTTCATCGGTCTGCCTGCCGGGATGATCGCCGCGGTCAAACGCGGTTCCTGGTTTGATCACACGGTGATGACCGGGGCGCTCACCGGCTATTCCATGCCCATTTTCTGGTGGGGGCTGCTGCTGATCATCCTTTTTTCCGGTATCCTTGGCTGGACGCCGGTCTCCGGGCGTATTTCCCTGCTCTACTATTTCGAGCCGAAAACCGGCTTCATGCTCATCGACAGCCTGCTGTCCGGCCAGGAAAGGGCCTTCCGTTCGGCCGTCTCCCACCTGATCCTGCCTTCCATCGTTCTTGGCACCATTCCCCTGGCGGTCATTGCCCGACAGACCCGTTCCGCCATGCTGGAAGTACTGGGCGAGGATTATGTGCGCACGGCCAGGGCCAAGGGGCTGGGGCCTGGCCGGGTGATCGGCCTGCATGCCCTGCGTAACGCCATGATTCCGGTGATCACCGTGATAGGTCTCCAGGTGGGGGTCCTCTTTGCCGGGGCCATCCTCACCGAGACCATCTTTTCCTGGCCCGGGATCGGCAAGTGGATGGTGGATTCCATTTTCCGCCGGGATTACCCGTCCGTCCAGGGCGGCCTGCTTCTCATTGCCGCGGTGGTGATGCTGGTCAACCTGGTCGTGGACCTGCTCTACGGCCTGATCAACCCGCAAATCAGACATTCGGACTGAGCATGTATCAGGAAGTGACAGAACCCTTTGACAGCCGCCCCACCGGCCGGATGGCCCTGATGGCCGAGTTCTGGTCCTATTTCAGGGAGAACCGGGGTGCAGTGGCCGGGCTGATCTTTTTCATCACCATCATCATTGTGGCTGTCTTTGCCGATTTCGTTGCCCCGCATGCCCCTAACGAGCAGTTCCGGGACGCGCTCCTCCAGCCGCCGTTCTGGCAGGATGGCGGTTCGCTGCGTTTCCCGCTCGGCACCGACGCAGTGGGCCGGGACATGCTCTCCCGGCTGATTTACGGGGCCCGTTTCTCCCTGTTCATCGGCTGCGTGGTGGTGTCCGTCTCCCTGTTCATCGGCGTTTTTTTAGGCCTCATGGCCGGTTATTTTCGCGGCTGGGTCGATACGCTCATCATGCGCATCATGGATGTGGTCCTGGCCTTTCCCAGTCTGCTCCTGGCCCTGGTGCTCGTCGCCCTGCTCGGTCCCAGCCTGATCAACGCCATGATCGCCATCGCCATTGTCCAGCAGCCCCATTACGTCCGCCTCACGCGGGCCGCGGTCATGGGGGAGATGTCCAGGGATTATGTCACCGCCGCCCGGGTGATCGGGGTGCGGACGCTGAGACTCATGTTTCTCACCGTGCTGCCCAACTGCATGGCCCCGCTTATTGTCCAGGCCGCGCTCAGTTTTTCCACCGCCATCCTCGATGCCGCCGCCCTCGGGTTCCTGGGCATGGGAGCCCAGCCTCCCACGCCGGAATGGGGCACCATGCTGGCCGAGGCGCGGGAGTTTATCCTCCGGGCCTGGTGGGTGGTCACCTTTCCCGGCCTGGCCATTCTCTCCACGGTCCTGGCTATCAATCTGATGGGAGACGGGTTGCGCGATGCCCTGGATCCCAAGCTGAAAAGGTCCTGAGTCATGGCCCTGCTTGAAATAGAAAATCTCACCGTGTCCTTTCGTACCGGCGGCGGCCTGTTCACGGCCGTGGATCGTATATCGCTTGGTATCGATCCCGGCGAGGTGGTGTCCATTGTCGGCGAGTCGGGATCCGGCAAATCCGTGGCCATGCTGGCCCTCATGGGACTTCTGCCCTGGACGGCCCGGGTGGAGGCCGATCGGATGGTCTTTGACGGTCAGGACCTGCTCACCCTGGCCCCCCGTCAGCGACGGCGGATCATCGGCCGGGAGATCACCATGATTTTTCAGGAACCCATGACCAGTCTCAACCCCTGTTTCACGGTGGGGTTTCAGCTCACCGAAGCCCTCAAGGTGCACCTGGGCATGGACCGGCGTCATCGCCGGGCACGGGCCGTGGAGCTTCTCAATCAGGTCGGCATTCCAGAGCCGGAAAAGCGGCTGTCCGCCTTTCCGCACCAGCTCTCCGGCGGCATGTGCCAGCGGGTTATGATCGCCATGGCCATTGCCTGCAGGCCCAGGCTGCTGATCGCCGACGAGCCGACCACGGCCCTGGATGTCACCATCCAGGCCCAGATCCTTGATCTGCTCATGCATCTGCAGAAAGAAAACGACATGGCCCTGGTCCTGATCACCCATGACATGGGGGTGGTGGCCGAGACAGCCCGGCAGGTGGTGGTCCAGTACGCCGGTCAGCAGGTGGAGCGGCAGGATGTGCGGGACCTCTTTGTCAGCCCGCACCATCCCTACACCGCGGCCCTGCTCTCGGCCCTGCCCGAGCGGGCAACGTCAAAGAAACTGCCCTCCATCCCCGGGGTGGTGCCGGGTCAGTTCGACAAGCCCACCGGCTGCCTCTTCTCACCGCGCTGTCGGTATGCCACCGATCTGTGCCGGGAAAAGATCCCGCCCAGGGCGGACAGGGAGCTGGGGTATGCCCTGTGCCATTATCCCCTTCGGGACGGGGTGCCGCTGGGCCATCCGGGAACCACGGCTGCCACGGAGGAGGTGTGATGTCTGAGGTGGTGCTGCGGGCAGAGAATCTGTCCCGTCATTACGAGGTGTCGCGGGGTACGTTTCGCCGGCCGGCGGTGCTCAAGGCACTCAGCCAGGCCAGTTTCATCCTCAGACGTTCCAGGACCCTGGCGGTGGTGGGGGAGTCGGGCTGCGGCAAGTCCACCCTGGCCCGCCTGGTGACCATGATCGAACCGCCCACCTCAGGTAGTCTGGAACTGCACGATGTCGATGTGGCCCGGGCCAGCCGTGAGGAGATTCGCCACCTGCACGGCAAGGTGCAGATCGTGTTCCAGGATCCCTACGGTTCACTCAATCCCCGTCAGAAGATCGGCCTGGCCCTGGAAGAACCCCTGCTGGTCAACACGGATATGGCCAAAGAAGAACGGTTGCGGGCGGCCTATGAAATGCTCGAGCAGGTGGGGCTGCGGCCCGAGCATTACGACCGTTATCCGCACATGTTTTCCGGCGGCCAGCGCCAGCGAATCGCCATTGCCCGCGCCCTCATGCTTCAGCCCGAGATTCTGGTCCTGGACGAACCGGTTTCGGCCCTGGACGTCTCCATCCAGGCCCAGATCCTCAATCTGCTGGTGGACCTGCAGGAGCGCTACAACCTGGCCTATCTCTTCATCAGCCACGATCTGTCCGTGGTTCGGCATATCGCTGACGAGGTGATGGTCATGTACCTGGGCCGCCCCATAGAGTTCGGCTCCCGCGATGCTGTCTTCGCCCAGCCCCTGCACCCCTATACCCGGGCCCTGCTCTCGGCCACGCCGGTGGCCGATCCCTTCCATAAAAAGGAGAGGATCATGCTCCGGGGGGAGCTGCCTTCACCCATGGATCCGCCGTCGGGCTGCGCCTTCCATCCGCGCTGTCCGGAAACGGTTGATATCTGCCGGCGCCAGGCCCCGGAGTTGCGGACCATCGGCTCCTGCCAGGTGGCCTGCCATCTCGCCTGAAACGGCGACCGGTTCACTTCTCCACGGGCGTCCCCTGTAGAGCAGCGG encodes:
- a CDS encoding ABC transporter substrate-binding protein, whose translation is MKKSVQLLAALCGASLLAFGAWNVSAKTLVYCSEGSPEGFNPAFYTSGTTFDASSRPIFNRLVEFKRGSTVIRPALAESWEVSEDGLVYTFHLRKGVKFQTTKNFTPTRDFNADDVIFSFKRQLDKNHPYHKVSNGSYEYFEAMSMPDLLKDIVKVDDYTVQFILTRPEAPMIANLAMDFASIHSKEYADKMMAAGTPEKVDQEPVGTGPFQLVAYQKDAVIRYRAHPDYWEGKAAIDNLVYAITPDNSVRYQKLKAGECHVMPYPNPADLKAMKEDRDINLLQKEGLNVGYLAYNTLMPPFDNPKVRKALNMAINKQAILDAVFQGAGKIAKNPIPPTIWSYNDEVKDDPYDPAAAKKMLEEAGVKNLKTKVWAMPVQRPYNPNARRMAELIQADWAKIGVEAEIVSYEWGEYLKRSKDKNRDGAVLLGWTGDNGDPDNFLAVLLGCDGVGGANRANWCYQPFEELIQKAKRVSDIEERTRLYKKAQVIFKEQAPWATIAHSIVFEPVRKEVVDYRIDPFGGHIFYGVDLKE
- a CDS encoding ABC transporter permease subunit — translated: MLGFLLRKIGILIPTFFGVTVVAFIFIRMLPGDPVMLMAGERGMSEERHAELMHQYGFDRPAWQQYTIYVGDLLHGDFGTSIITRKPVLQEFLTLFPATVELSLCAIFIAVFIGLPAGMIAAVKRGSWFDHTVMTGALTGYSMPIFWWGLLLIILFSGILGWTPVSGRISLLYYFEPKTGFMLIDSLLSGQERAFRSAVSHLILPSIVLGTIPLAVIARQTRSAMLEVLGEDYVRTARAKGLGPGRVIGLHALRNAMIPVITVIGLQVGVLFAGAILTETIFSWPGIGKWMVDSIFRRDYPSVQGGLLLIAAVVMLVNLVVDLLYGLINPQIRHSD
- a CDS encoding ABC transporter permease subunit — its product is MYQEVTEPFDSRPTGRMALMAEFWSYFRENRGAVAGLIFFITIIIVAVFADFVAPHAPNEQFRDALLQPPFWQDGGSLRFPLGTDAVGRDMLSRLIYGARFSLFIGCVVVSVSLFIGVFLGLMAGYFRGWVDTLIMRIMDVVLAFPSLLLALVLVALLGPSLINAMIAIAIVQQPHYVRLTRAAVMGEMSRDYVTAARVIGVRTLRLMFLTVLPNCMAPLIVQAALSFSTAILDAAALGFLGMGAQPPTPEWGTMLAEAREFILRAWWVVTFPGLAILSTVLAINLMGDGLRDALDPKLKRS
- a CDS encoding ABC transporter ATP-binding protein, which encodes MALLEIENLTVSFRTGGGLFTAVDRISLGIDPGEVVSIVGESGSGKSVAMLALMGLLPWTARVEADRMVFDGQDLLTLAPRQRRRIIGREITMIFQEPMTSLNPCFTVGFQLTEALKVHLGMDRRHRRARAVELLNQVGIPEPEKRLSAFPHQLSGGMCQRVMIAMAIACRPRLLIADEPTTALDVTIQAQILDLLMHLQKENDMALVLITHDMGVVAETARQVVVQYAGQQVERQDVRDLFVSPHHPYTAALLSALPERATSKKLPSIPGVVPGQFDKPTGCLFSPRCRYATDLCREKIPPRADRELGYALCHYPLRDGVPLGHPGTTAATEEV
- a CDS encoding ABC transporter ATP-binding protein, producing the protein MSEVVLRAENLSRHYEVSRGTFRRPAVLKALSQASFILRRSRTLAVVGESGCGKSTLARLVTMIEPPTSGSLELHDVDVARASREEIRHLHGKVQIVFQDPYGSLNPRQKIGLALEEPLLVNTDMAKEERLRAAYEMLEQVGLRPEHYDRYPHMFSGGQRQRIAIARALMLQPEILVLDEPVSALDVSIQAQILNLLVDLQERYNLAYLFISHDLSVVRHIADEVMVMYLGRPIEFGSRDAVFAQPLHPYTRALLSATPVADPFHKKERIMLRGELPSPMDPPSGCAFHPRCPETVDICRRQAPELRTIGSCQVACHLA